CCTGGAACGTGCCGGCAGGGACCGTGATCTTCTCGCTGGCCGCGACCTTGAACGACTGCGTTTCGACGGATTGCTTCACGCCAACGGGGAACGTTGCGTCCTTTGCGCCACCGTGCAGCGCCACGCCCAGGGCGAGGGGCAGCGTGTTGCGCTCGACCATGCCCGCCGGAGCGGTGTAGTTGAAGGTCTTGCTGCCGTTATCGACCACGGTGACCGCGTTGCCATTCACCGTGAGTTCGCGGGTCTTTTCCTTGAACGCGCTCAGCTTGTACTTGTACGACACCGCCTGCGGTACCTTGCCGGCCCAGGTGAAGCGCGACACTTCCGAACTGTTCGCACCGAGCGCGGCGGCGAGGCCCGAGGTGCCCTGGGTGGTGTTGGTGTATTCGAACTGGCGATTGCCAGCCGATTTGAGTGTGAGCGTGGCATTGCCCAGCGGCGAGCCGCCCTGCAGCACGTTGTAGGTGGCGGTGAACGACTGCGGCACATCCGCGGCGAACGCGGCGGCGGGCAGGGCGAGGGCCAGGCCAAGGCTGGCGCGGAGGAGGGTGGTCTTCATGCACCCGAGTTTAAACCGGGCGGCTGAACGCGGGGTCACCTGTGCGTGCGCCCGATGCCCCCCCAGATACCTCGCCCCTGTAGGAGCCCACCCTGTGGGCGACGCCGTTCGCGACCCCGCTGCAGGTCCTGTGACGACATCGCGAAAGATGTCGCCCACAGGGTGGGCTCCTACAGGGCGGTGATGTCCAGCGGTGTGGTCAGGGGCGTGCCATCGAAGATGGGCTGGCCATTCCAGCGCAGGCGGCCGGTGGCGATGGCGCGGACCACGGCGGGCAGCAGCGTGTGTTCTTCGACCAGCAGTCGCTGGGCGAGGGTTTCTTCGGTATCCGCGGGGCCGACGGCAATGCGTGCCTGTGCGACGACGGGGCCGCCATCGAGTTCGGCGGTGACGTAATGCACGCTGGCGCCGTGCTCGGTATCGCCGGCTTCGAGGCAACGGCGGTGCGTGTGCAAACCCTGGTACTTCGGCAGCAGGGAAGGGTGGATGTTGATCGCCCGGCCTTCCCAATCGGCGACCACGGCGGCATCGATGATGCGCATGTAGCCGGCGAGCACGAGCAGATCGGGCTTCGCCGCCGCCACCGCGCCGAACAGCGCGCGATCAAAGGA
Above is a genomic segment from Luteibacter aegosomatissinici containing:
- a CDS encoding DUF3108 domain-containing protein; this encodes MKTTLLRASLGLALALPAAAFAADVPQSFTATYNVLQGGSPLGNATLTLKSAGNRQFEYTNTTQGTSGLAAALGANSSEVSRFTWAGKVPQAVSYKYKLSAFKEKTRELTVNGNAVTVVDNGSKTFNYTAPAGMVERNTLPLALGVALHGGAKDATFPVGVKQSVETQSFKVAASEKITVPAGTFQATRVDRTDQDRGFSAWYVPAKYPVPVKLAQKDGGDLTLELVKFEGK
- the purN gene encoding phosphoribosylglycinamide formyltransferase yields the protein MDRPLRVAALASGRGSNLAALIAAQLPIEMVLVGSDKAKAGALQVARDAGIPTVSMSPKDHADRVSFDRALFGAVAAAKPDLLVLAGYMRIIDAAVVADWEGRAINIHPSLLPKYQGLHTHRRCLEAGDTEHGASVHYVTAELDGGPVVAQARIAVGPADTEETLAQRLLVEEHTLLPAVVRAIATGRLRWNGQPIFDGTPLTTPLDITAL